A genomic segment from Bufo bufo chromosome 8, aBufBuf1.1, whole genome shotgun sequence encodes:
- the LOC120977384 gene encoding type-2 angiotensin II receptor-like — translation MLHRNYSVLPNMSEELHKLSINVMSNQSLASSCANNTIPDYQLDLLPAFYSFIFIFGFIGNSLVISVICLQGDIKTVASIYILNLAIADMLFLMTLPFWATYYAFGLNWMFGAVMCKISSSLLTLNIFASIFFISCMSVDRYLAIVYPLRSHRRTLTHAIFVSFITWALAIMSTLPTFYFRNTYYIKNLDVYACIMDFPKEEYSSWCVAMALLKITLGFCFPTTVILTCYTMIGLHLKKTKGSMLNKKTRDRVLKIVTSIVVCFLICWLPFHVLTFLDVLTRMQIIFDCRIETFVEAAMPLSICLGFSNSCLNPVLYCFVGNQFRENFRHVFSSIRLLQSTNSHHNSSKRGTDSKEPELNGTYENSKV, via the coding sequence ATGTTACATAGAAACTATTCTGTGCTCCCCAACATGAGCGAGGAGCTCCATAAGCTGTCTATTAATGTAATGAGTAACCAGTCTCTGGCATCGTCCTGTGCTAATAACACTATTCCGGATTACCAGCTTGATCTGCTCCCGGCTTTCTACTCCTTCATCTTTATCTTCGGCTTCATTGGGAACAGTTTGGTTATTTCGGTCATTTGTCTACAAGGAGACATAAAAACTGTGGCAAGCATCTATATCTTGAACCTGGCTATAGCTGACATGTTGTTCCTCATGACACTACCATTTTGGGCCACATATTACGCCTTTGGTTTGAACTGGATGTTTGGGGCAGTAATGTGCAAAATTTCAAGCTCTCTTTTAACCTTGAATATATTTGCCAGCATCTTCTTCATCAGTTGCATGAGTGTTGACAGGTATTTGGCCATCGTCTATCCTCTCCGGTCACATAGAAGGACACTGACACATGCAATTTTTGTGTCCTTTATCACTTGGGCCTTAGCCATCATGTCAACACTTCCCACCTTCTACTTTCGGAACACTTACTACATTAAGAACCTTGATGTCTACGCCTGTATCATGGACTTTCCCAAGGAGGAGTATTCGAGCTGGTGTGTGGCCATGGCTCTACTGAAGATCACACTAGGCTTCTGCTTTCCAACAACGGTTATTCTTACTTGCTACACCATGATTGGATTACATCTAAAAAAGACCAAAGGGTCCATGCTGAACAAGAAGACCAGAGATCGGGTTCTGAAGATTGTCACCTCCATCGTTGTATGCTTTTTGATTTGTTGGCTACCATTCCACGTACTGACCTTTTTGGATGTTCTCACAAGAATGCAAATAATTTTTGACTGCAGAATTGAGACATTTGTCGAGGCTGCTATGCCTTTGAGCATTTGTCTAGGATTTTCCAACAGTTGCCTTAACCCAGTATTGTATTGTTTTGTTGGAAATCAGTTTAGAGAGAATTTCCGGCATGTATTTAGTAGTATAAGACTATTACAGAGCACAAACAGCCATCACAACTCCTCCAAACGGGGTACTGATTCTAAAGAGCCAGAGCTGAATGGAACTTATGAGAACTCAAAAGTATGA